The DNA region CCAGACCGCCTACCGGGGCGGCCTGTCCTTCACCGTCGACCTCGACCCGCGCTGGGTGAAGAAGCTGATCTCCGAGGGCAAGGCCGCCGAGGCCGGCGCGTACGCCGAGCACATCGTCGACCAGGTCGCCCACGTGCTGGAGACCCAGGACGTGGGGGTGCTGATGTGCACCCCGCCGGTGCTGGAGCGGATCGCCCGGCGGGACGGCCTCGCCAAGCTCGTCGCCGAGAAGATCCGGGCGATCAACTGGGTCGGCACCCAGATGGACCCCGACACGCGGCACCTGTACCGCACCGAGATCTTCCCGGACGCCGTGCTCTACAGCGGCTACGGCTCGACCATGATCCTCGGCAACGCCAGCGAGCGGCACGGGCTGACCGACGACGACCCCTGCGTCTACGACCCGTACTCGCCGTACATGAGCTTCGGGGTGGTCGACCCGGAGAGCGGCCGGACGGTCGGCTTCGGCGAGCGCGGGCAGGTGGTCATGCACCACGTCTCCAAGAGCCTGCTGATGCCCAACAACCTGGAGCGCGACCTCGGCACCAGGATCGCCCCGCTGCCGGGGCAGCTCGGCGACTCGGTGGCGGACATCGCCCCGGTCCGGGAGTTCGACGACGAGACCGTGATCGAAGGGGTCTACTGATGGCCGATCCGCTGCAGCCGCCCGGACCCGCGGCAGGGCCCGCGCCCGGACCCGCGCCCGGACCCGCGGCCGGAGCCGACGCCCCGGGGACCTCCGGCCTCCTGCAACTGGACGCGCTCGGCCCCGGCGAACCGTTCCGGGCCCGCCGGCGGACCGTCGTCCCCGACGTCACGGGCGCGCCGTTCGCCGAACTCAGCCTCGTGCCGCGGCTGTTCGTCACCAGGGCGATGCGGGCGCTGCACGCCGCCGAGTCCCTCCCGGCCGCCGAGCGGTTCGCCGCCCTGGCCCGGGCCGGGCGGATCTTCACCGAGGAGACCATCGACGGCCTCGGCCCCGCCGCCTACCAGCGGGCCGTGGCCCGGGTCTCCGGCGTGCCGATCGGCGTCGTGCGGGACGCCGTCCGCGCCATCGCCGACTCGGCCCGGAAGGCCGGCTGGTCCGCCCACCGGGCCCAGCCGGTCGGCGCGGTGAGCGACTGGCGGGACGCCGCGACCATCGACGGCAGCGCCGTCTGGACCAGGCGCGGCAACGTCTTCGCCGTCCACGCGGCGGGCAACCACCCCGGCCCGCACGGGCTCTGGCTGGAGGCGCTGGCCCTCGGCTACCGGGTCGCCGTCCGCCCCTCCCGGCGCGAGCCGCTCACCCCGCACCGGCTGGTCACCGCGCTGCGGCTGGCCGGCTTCGGCACCGACCAGGTGGTGCTGCTGCCCACCGACCACGAGGCCGCCGACGAGATCCTGCACGGCGCCGACCTCGGCATGGTCTACGGCGGCGACGAGGTGGTCCGCAAGTACGCGGGGAGCACCGTGCTGCCGCAGGGCCCGGGCCGGTCCAAGATCCTGCTCACCCGGGACACCGACTGGCGCGCCCACCTGGACACGATCGTCGACTCGATCAGCCACCAGGGCGGCGTCGCCTGTATCAACGCCACCACCGTGCTGGTCGAGGGCGACCCGGCGCCGCTCGCCCGGGCGATCGCCGAGCGGCTGGCGGTCATCCCCAGCCTGCCGCCGGAGGACGAGAAGGCGCAGCTCGCCGTGCAGCCGGTGGCGGAGGCCCGGGCGATCGAGGCCTTCCTGCTGCGCCGCGCGGCCGGCACCCGGGCCTGGCTCGGCGGGGACGGCGTGGTCGCCGAACTCGGCGACGGCAGCGCGGTGCTGCGGCCCGCCGTGCACCAGCTGGACCGGCCCGACGCGGAGCAGGCCGGTCTCGAACTCGCCTTCCCCTGCGTCTGGGTGGCGCCCTGGACCCCCGAGGCGGGGGTCGCCCCGCTGCGCGATTCCCTGGTGCTGACGGCGTTCACCCGGGACGACGCGCTGTTCGACCGGCTGCTCCGGGAGCCGAGCATCAGCAACGTCTACCGGGGCGACCACCCGACGTACTGGCTCCGGCCCGGGGTGCCGCACGACGGCTACCTGGGGGAGTTCCTGATGCGGACCAAGACGGTCATCCGGGACTGAACCGTGCCGACGGCCGGAAGGCCCCCGGTCCGCGCGGACCGGGGGCCTTCCGGCGTACTCGTGGGGATCAGGAACGGAGCGCCCGGTCCACCAGGGCGCCGGCCGCGCCGGTGTACCCGGCCGGATCGCACAGCCCGGCGATCTCCTCCGGAGTGAACCGGCCCGCCAGCTCGGCCTGTTCGGCGAGGACGTCGGCCAGCGGCCGGCCCTCCCGGTCCGCCGTCAGCGAGACGTCGGTGAGCAGCTGCTTGGCCACCGCCTTGCCGAGCTTCGGCGCCAGCCGGGCCGCGATCCGCTCGGAGACCAGCTGTCCGCCGGTGAGCCCGAGGTTCGCCGCCATCCGCTCGGGCCGGACGAGCAGCCCCTCGGCCAGCTCCACCGAGGTGTGCGCGGCGCCGCCGGCCAGCCGCAGGCACTCGCGCAGCAGCAGCCACTCGGCGTGCCAGGCGCCGCCGGAACGCTCGTCCTCGGTCACCAGGCACTGGGTGAGGCCGGCGGCCAGCACCGGGACCTGGAGCGCGGCGCTGCGCAGCAGGGTGGCCAGCACCGGGTTGCGCTTGTGCGGCATCGCGGAGGAGGCGCCGCGGCCGGCCACGGCCGGCTCGACCACCTCGCCGACCTCGGTCCGGGTCAGCGACTGCACGTCCACCGCGAGCTTGCCGAGCGCGCCGGCGGTGAAGGCCAGCGCGGCGGCGAGGTCGGCCATCGGGGTGCGCAGGGCGTGCCAGGGCAGTGCCGGGCGGGCCAGCCCGGTCTCCGCCGCGAACGCGTCCACCAGCCGGTCCAGGTAGGCGCCGGGGTCGACGTCCGGGTCCGGGCCGTCCAGCCGGGCGTACTCCAGGTAGCCGGCCAGGGTGCCGGCCGCGCCGCCCAGGGACACCGGCAGGCCGTCGGCCAGGACGGCCGCCAGCCGCCGGTCGGCGTCGAGGACGAGCTGCCGCCAGCCGGCCGCCTTGAGGCCGAAGGTGGTCGGCACCGCCTGGAGGGCCAGGGTGCGTCCGGCCAGCACGGTGTCCCGGTGCTCGGCGGCGAGGGCGGCGAGCGCACGGGCGGTGCGGTCGAGGTCGGCCCGGATCAGCCGCAGCGCGCGGGCCGCCACCAGCATCGCGCCGGTGTCGAAGATGTCCTGGCTGGTCGAACCGCGGTGCACGTACTCGGCGGCGGACGGGTCCTCGGCGGCCACCACCCGGGTCAGCGCCTGGACCAGGCCGACCACCGGGTTGGCGGTCTCCCGGGAGGCCAGCGCCAGCGCCCGGACGTCGAACCGCTCGGCCCGGGCGGCCGCGGTGATCGCGGCGGCGGCCGGGCCGGGGACGGTGCCGAGCCCGGCCTGGGCGCGGGCCAGCGCGGCCTCGGCGTCCAGCATGGCCTGCAGCCAGGCCCGGTCGCCCACGGCGCGTTCGACCGGGGTGCCGGCGCGGACGGGGGAGAGCAGCCCGGAGTCCTGGTCGGCGTCCGGGCCGGTTCCGGCCTCGGTACCGGGTCCGGCCTCCGTCCCGGCCTTCGCCGGATCCTGACGGTCCGTCATATCACCACGCCTCTCAGGTCGGTCTCGTCCGGCTGCGGCCGGACCGCCTCCGGCACCTCGGACACCAGCGGCAGCGCCAGCACCGCGCGGGCGATCGCGTCCGAGTCGCCGAGGGTCACGGAGTCCACGCCGGGGCGGATGCCCGCGGCGGTCACCCAGTGCACCGACTCGGTCGGTATGCCGTACGCGAAGCGGCGCGGGTGCGCGCGTCCGCGGGCGTCCAGCAGCCGGTAGGGACGCTCGGTGACGGCGAGCCCGCCGGTCTGGTAGCCGTTCCCGTGGTCCCCGCCGATCCGGTACGTGGTGCACTGCTCGGTCTCCAGCAGGTGCTGCAGCAGCGGGTCGTCGGTGCGCCGGAGGTCGGGTTCGGGCAGCCGGGCCTCGATCAGCACCGTGGAGCGGACCGGTTCGCCCGGCACGGCGGCGGAGCGCGCGGTGAAGGCCGGGTCCACCGGGTCGATCCGGATCTCGGTGCCCGGGCCGAGCAGTTCCAGCACCCCGGCCTCGACGAGGGCGATCAGCTGCTCGATCCGCTCGGTCGGCGGGCCGATCGAGAGGAAGGCGTTCAGCGGGGTGTACCAGCCCTCCAGGTCGTCGCGGTGCGAGCCGCCGTCCAGGCCGCCGTGGTCGACCGCGAGCCGGACTTCGTTGCGCAGGTCGCGCAGTACGTCCAGGGCGGCCTTGAGCGGGCCGCTCACGTTGCCGGCCCGGGCCTCGGCGACGTCCCGGCGCAGGTAGTCGAGCAGCCAGTCGCGGAAGTCCGCCCGGTCGGCGAACTCGCGGCCGGCGTAGGGCCGGGAGAGCCGTTCCCAGCTCCAGCGGTCGGCCTCGGCGATGCCGTGGGCGTCGAGCACCGCGGCCGGGTCGTCGGCGGTGAGGAACCGCTCGGTGAACTCCTCGCGCTCGGCTCCGCGCGCCTGCGCGGTGAGCAGCGCCCCGTAGTAGACGCCCTCCACCTCGCGGGAGATCAGCGGCCACAGGTCGTCGGTGAACCGGGCCGGCTCGCCCGATCGTGCCCTTTCGCGCAGCCGGGCGATGACCTCGGGGGTGAGCAGCCGGGGCAGGTACCGCCCGAACGCGCCTTTCTCGTTCTCGCCGCGCGCGTGGTACGGGACGCCCCGCCGGGAGGTGGCGTAGAGGCGCGGCTCGGTGCCGGACGGCCGGTAGACCAGCCTGCCGGCCGTCGGTCCGGCCCCTTCCGGCCCGCCGCCCCCCGGTCCGCCGACGTCCCCCGCGGGGCGGGCGTCGACCCGTTCGAAGCGGCCGCCGCGGCCGAGGGTGAACAGCGCCATGTGGTCGAAGAAGTTGAGGCCGAGCCCGCGCAGCAGCACGGTCTGGCCGGGCCGGGCGGCCACGTGGACGTCGGCCGGGTTGGCGGGGGTGACGTAGGTCAGGTGGTGGATCCGGGCCAGGCTGGCGGTGCGGGCCTCGCGCGGGGTGAGCCGGGCCGGTACGTGGCCCTGGGCCAGCACGATGGCGTCCAGCCGGTTGAGCCGGGTGCCGTCCTCCAGCCGGACGCCCTGCGGGCCGCCGGGGACGCCGTGCGCGTCCGCCATCGCGACGGCCCGGGAGCGGTGCACCCGGACGGTCATGGAGGGCGGGGCGGCGGCGACCACGGCGAGGAACGCGTCGTGCAGGTACTGCCCGTAGAAGGCCCGGGTCGGGTAGGTGTTGGGGCCCAGTTCGGCGGCCTCGGCCAGGGTCCGTTCGTCGTGGCCGGCCGGGTGTTCGCCCTTGGTCAGGGACTCGGCCCACTCGTAGAGGCTGGGACCGGGTTCGATCGGTCCCTCCACCCGGACGCTGTCGTCGGTGTAGACGGTGATCTGTGAGGCCACCGTGTTCATCAGGAGGTGCCGGGACTGGTCGGTGCGCCAGACCCGTCCCGCCCCCGGCGCCGCCGGATCGACGACGTGCACGGTGACGGCGCACCCGGCGGGCGTCTTCCGTTCGTTGGCGCAGAGCCGCTCCAATACCGAGAGGCCGCGCGGACCTGCGCCGATGACGCAGATCTGGAGATGGCGATCGATCATGCCCACGGCTCGCCATCGTAGTTGTGGCGATCTGTTGATGAAAAGGTCTTGACTCCGTGCATCCAGGCCACATGCTCGTGCAACTCGTCCTCGGAGAGCCCTCCGAGCAGCTTGTTCCGGGCCGCCGCGGCCTCCCCGGCGGGGTGCCAGAGCCGGATCGACTCGCGGGACGCCCGCTGGATCGCCGCGGTACGGGCGCGCCGTTCGGCCGCGAATCGTTCCAGGACGTCCGGGAGTTCAGTGGACTGGACCATCAACTCGCCCAGCAGGACGGCATCCTCCAGTGCCTGGCAGGCGCCCTGCGCCGCGTAGTGCAGCATCGGATGGGCGGCGTCGCCGAGCAGCGCGACCCGGCCGTCGGTCCAGCCGTCCACCGGATCGCGGTCCACCAGCACCCAGGACCGCCACTCCTCGCCGAGCGCGAGCAGCCGGCGGGCCGCGGGCGCGGTGAGCCCGGCCAGCTGCGCGTGGACCAGCTCCCCGTCGACCGCGACGCCGGCCAGCGCCTCGGTGGCGCCGTTGTCCCGGGAGGCGGCCAGGTTGAGGAAGGCACCGCCGGCGATCGGGTAGTGGACGAAGTGGCAGTGCGGGCCGGCCCACCAGGTGACCGAGGCGGGCAGCCGCAACTCCTCGGGCACCCGCTCCATCGGGACGATCGCCCGGTAGACGGTGATGCCGGAGATCCTCGGCCCGCCGTCGCCGACGAGCTGGGCGCGGACCGCCGAGTGGATGCCGTCGGCCCCGATCAGCACGTCGCCGGCGACCGTCCCGCCGCCGCCCAGCAGCGCCGCGGCGCCGTGGCCGTCCTGCCGGTAGCCGGTGACGGCGGTCGCGGCGCGCAGGTCGATCCGCGGGTCGGCCAGGCAGGCCCTGAGCAGCAGCCCGTGCAGCTCGGCGCGGTGCACCACCACGTACGGGTTGCCGAACCGGCGCCGGTAGCGGTCGGTGAGGGTCAGGCTGGTGACGTGCTCGCCGGTCACGCCGTCCATGAAGCGGAGCTCGGCCATGTGCACGCCGGCGGCCCGGACGGCGTCGCCGAGGCCGAGCCGCTCCAGGGCGAGGATGCCGTTGGGGGCGATCTGGATGCCGGCCCCGATCTCGGCGAACTCCGGGGCCCGCTCCAGGACGACGGCCCGGTGGCCGGCCCGGCTGACGGCCAGGGCGGTGGCCAGGCCGCCGATCCCGCCGCCGACCACGAGGACCGTGGCCGGCGCGGTGGGGGCGGCGGCCGTGGCGGCGGAGGGGGTGTCGGGGAGCGCGTTCATCGGCCCGCCCCGCCGTCCTCGGCGGCCGCCAGCCGGCGGGCCAGCTCCAGCCGCTTGATCTTGGTGGTGGCGGTGGCCGGCAGTTCGCCCAGCTTCCACTGCACCGGCTCGGCCATCGGCGGCAGGCCCGCGGCGGCGGCCCGCCAGGCGGTGCGGTCGAGCGGCCGGTCGTCCTTGGTACAGACGACCGGGACCGGCCGCCCGTCGGGCCCGGGGATGATGACCACCTCGGCGAGGTCGGCCAGCCGGGCGAACAGGGTGTCCTCGGCGGCCAGGGTGGAGCCGAAGCCCTCGATCACGTCGACCTCGCGGTCCAGCAGGTGCACGCAGCCCCACCGGGTGCGGTAGCCGACGTCGCCCATCCGCCACCAGCCGTCGTTGACCTGCTTGTCGTACCGGTCCTGCTCGCCGAGGTAGGTGACGATCCGGCCGTCGCTGCGGACCTCGATGAACCCCGGGTTCTCGGCCGACGGGGGCGCCCCGTTCCGGCTGACCACCCGGACCTCCGTGAAGCCCGGGAACGGCATGCCCACGCAGCGGCCGTCCGCGTCCAGGCCGCGCCGTTTGGAGAAGGACCGGACCACCACCGGGCCGACCTCGCTCTGCCCGTACAGCTGGCCGAACACCGGGGCGGTCCGCTCGGAGGCGTTCAGCATGGTCTGCACGGTGCGCGGGTGGATCGCGTCGAAGGTGGAGGAGAACAGCTTGACGTTGGCCAGCGGGCGGCGCGGGTCGTCGGCCAGCTCCTCCCACTCCATGAAGGAGTTGGGGTGCGCCTCCAGGATGCCCGGCCGCAGCCGGGCGAACAGGTCGCCGACGTGCCGGGGGTCGGAGTCGGCCAGCACCAGGATCGGGAAGCCCCGGAACAGCGAGATCGCCAGGGCGGTGACCAGCCGCGAGTGGACGAAGGAGACGTGCATCGCGATCGTCTCGCGGCCGGGGACCAGCGGTCGGACGACGGTCGCCTGCGGGCGGTACCGGGCCTCCAGGGTCCGCCCGGTGTGCACGGCCAGTTTGGGCGTGCCGGTGGTGCCGGAGGTGTGGGTGATCAGCGTCGGGTGCTCCGGCGGCATCGTCACCGGCGCGACCCGGGGCGAGCCGGCCAGCCCGGCCAGCCCGATCCCGTCGGGGTGGCTGCCGCCGGTCAGCAGGACGGTGTCGGCCAGCGCGAACACCTCGGCCGGCAGCTCCTGTTCGAGCTTCTCCTGGTCGGTGACGAGGAACGGCTCGTCGGTGCGGCGGATCAGTTCGGCGACGGTCGCGCCGTCCAGCTTCGGGGACAGCAGCACCGGGACGGCGCCGGTCCGCGCCACCGCGCAGGCGAGCAGGGTGATGTCGAAGCTGTTCGACTTGTAGACCACCACCCGGCGGCCCGGGCGGACCCGGGCCGCCCAGAGGCGGGAGGCGAAGTCGTCGACCAGGTCGGCGATCTCGGCGACGGTGGCCCGCCGGCCCAGGTCGGGGGCGATGTCGAGGTCGTGGTCGAGGATCACCACGTTCGCGCCGTGCCGGACGGCTGCCCGCTCGAAGAGCGTGCCCAGCCGGATGCCCCGGTTGGCAATGCGCTGAAGTAGCACCGTTCCGCCCTCTCGTGGGTTCGGAATTGCTTTCGGGGAGGCTCGGGTGAGCCTGTCAAAGGGCGCTGTTCAGGGATGGCTTTCAGGGATTGCTTTCGGGGATGGCGTTCAGGGGGGCTTTCGGGGGACTTCCGTGGGCGCCGGGGCCCGCCGCCGGGGAATTCCGCCGTGGAGCGGAGCGGTGCGGCGCGGTGGGGTACGGGGCGGGCGCCGGCCGGGCGCGGTCGCGCGGTGCTGCGTCAGCCCTTCTCGATGACCCGCCTGACGCGCTCCAGGGTCACGCCGAGGTCGCCCGCGACCTTCCCGCCCCACTCGGCGAAGAACCGCCGCTTCTCGTCGGCGTCCATCCCGGCGGTGATGCCGCGGATGCCCTCGGTGGCGGTGCCCATCCGGAAGTGGTGCACCAGCACGCTGCCGTCCCCGTCGGCCTCGATGTCGAAGGCCCAGACGCTGTCCTGGGCCCGTCCGCCGCTGTCCCGCATGGCCCAGCGGAAGGTCCGGCCCGGTTCGGCCGCCAGCACCTCGGCGTGGGTGAACCAGGTGCCGCGGACCACCGGCGCCCAGGAGACCACGTCGGGGCTGCGCAGGTTCTCGCCGCGGAACACCGAACCGACCGCTCCGGGCTCGCCGGAGACCCAGATCCCGCCCTGGCATTCCGGGCTCCACTCGCCGCTGCGCGGGAGGTCGCTGATCACCGAATAGACCTCGGCCGGACCGGCGGAAATCCGGAGTTCGGCGCGGGACTCGAAAAGGGGCGCGATTTCTGCGGTGTTTTCTCCCATGGCCGGAATCCTGGGCGGCGGCGCGCGGGAGGGTCAAAGGTCGTCCGGCGGGTCCGTCAAGTCCGGTGGTGGACCTGACAGATCAGCGTCCGGCCGGTCGGGCGGCGGCCGGCGGCCCGGTACGCTCCCGGCGCGCGGCCGGGGCGGGTGGGCGTGCGGCGGGTGCGGGGCGGGGTGGGCCGGTGTGGTGCGGGGCGGGCGCGGTGCGCGGCGACCGGCGCGCCTACAGCTCCAGGCCGAAGTGCAGCGCGGTGACCGCCATCCGGTGCGCGTGGTAGAACCGGTGCGCCCCGTGGTTGGCCGTCCCCGAGTCCAGCTCGATCCGCACGCAGCCGGCCGCCCGGGCCCGCTCCCGGAGGACGGCGAAGAGCCGCCCGCCGACCCCGGTGGACCGCGCCGCGGGGGCGGTCACCAGGTCGTCGACGAAGAACAGCCGCCCGCGGCTGGTGGCCAGCACCCGGTGCGCGGCCACCGCCAGGCAGCGCCCGCGGGAGTCGTACGCCGCCGTGAAGACCAGCCCCTGCCGGTGCGCCTCGGCGGCGAACGCGGCGAACCCGTCCGGGCCGAGCGCCGGCCGCAGCGCGCCGATCAGCGGTGCGACGTCGCGGGTCAGCGCCGGTGTCCCCGGCGCCACGTCGACGACGGTCAGTTCCATCCTGCCGGCCCCCTGGCGGTCTGGCGGTCCCGGCGGCCACGCGGTCCCGGCCGGGTGCTGCGGTCCCGGCGGCTACGCGGCCGCGCCGGGTGCGCGGTACACCTTGAGGAACGCCGTGACCCCGCTCGCCACGACCTCGGCGATCCGCTGCGCCGGCATCGGGATCGCGCCGTAGAAGGTGGGCTGGGCGACGGCGATGAAGGTCAGCAGGTTGAGGTGGCGGGCCGCCTCGTCCGGGTCCGGCACCAGCAGCAGCCCGCGTTCGGCGAACTCGGTCATCCAGTGGGTCAGCACCCGGTGCGTCTCGCGGGGTCCGGCCTCCTGCCAGGCCTCCAGCACGGCCGGGCGGATGTGCAGCGCCTCCGCCTCGATCGTCCGGACGAGTGCCCAGTGCTCGGCGAAGGTGGTCAGCGACCCGACCCGGTCCAGGCCGAAGTCGATCAGGTCGCCGCGCAGGTCGACGATCTTCCGCAGGTGCCGGTCGGCGATCTTCGCCTGGGTGGCGGCCACCGTGGAGGCGCCCTCCAGGATCACCGACTGGAACAGCTGCTCCTTGTCGGCGAAGTGGTTGTAGATGGTCCGCTTGGAGACGCCGGCCTCGGCGGCGATGGCGTCCACGCTGGTGCGGGTGAAGCCCTCCCGGCCGAACACGGTGCGTGCCGCGCGGGCGATGGCCACCCGCTTCTCCGGCATGCCCCGGTGGCCGGCGGCCGTGGCCTGGCCGGCCGGGGCGGCCCGGTCCTGGGCGGCCGTGGCCTGGGCGGCCTGGGCCGGAGTGGCCGAAACCGGTGCCGTCGCGGTCTGTTCGACCATCGGAATACCCTCCTTGCAGTGCACTACATCGTGTAGTTTACGACATGCTTGACGTGAAGCGGACTTGAAGTCCTACGCTCGGTGGCACGTCCAGAACCACCCGGAGGGAAGCGTTCCATGGCCGTTCAGCTGAACCACACGATCGTTCCGGCGCGCGACGACAAGGAGTCCGCGCGCTTCCTCGCCGACATCCTGGGCCTCGCCGACCCGGTCTACAGCGAGCCCTTCCAGATCGTCCGGCTCAGCAACGACGTCGCCCTCGACGTCATGCAGGTCGACGGCCCGGTCCCCGCCGGGCACTACGCCTTCCTCGTCGACGACGCCGAGTTCGACGAGATCCTCGACCGGGTCCGGGCCCGCGGCCTCACCTACTGGGCCGACCCGTTCCACCGCCACCCCGGCCGCACCAACGACTGGTTCGGCGGGCGCGGCGCCTACTTCGAGGACCCGAGCGGCCACAACCTGGAGATCATGACCCGCGCCTCCGACGCCGGCCGCTGAGTTCCGCCCCGCGTCCCCGCCCGTCCGGCCGCCGCGGCCCCGGGGGAGGCGGCGTCCGGGACCGCCCCGACGGCGGCGGTCCCGGACGCCCTTGCCATGACGTACCGTCAGGACCCCTGCGGCGCCGACCTGACAGAGAGCGCAACCGGACGGGATTGCTCCGCCCGCGACCGGGTTAGCCTCCCGGCATGATCGAGACCACAGGACCGGTGTACCGGCCGGGCGACGACGGCTACGACGCCCAGCGGACCGGCTACAACCTCGCGTTGGACCACCACCCCGCACTGGTGGTGGCCGCCGCCGACGCCGACGACGTCGCGGCCGCCGTCCGGTACGCCGAAGGCCACGGCCTCGCCGTCGCCGTCCGCGCCACCGGCCACGGCATCTCCGTACCCACCGACGGCCAGCTCGTCATCAGCACCGCCGGGCTGAAGGGCGTCACGGTCGACCCGGCCGCCCGCACCGCGACCCTCGGGGCCGGCGTCCGCTGGCACGAGGTGCTCGCCGCCACCGCGCCGCACGGCCTCGCGCCGCTCAGCGGCTCCAACCCCGACGTCGGCGCCGTCGGCTACACCCTCGGCGGCGGCATCGGCCTCCTCGGCCGCCGCTACGGCTACGCCGCCGACCACGTCCGCCGCCTCGACGTGGTCACCGCCGACGGCCGGCTGCGCACCGCCACCCCCGACACCGAACCCGACCTGTTCTGGGCCCTGCGCGGCGGCAAGGACAACTTCGGCGTCGTCGTCGCCATGGAGATCGACCTCGTCCCCGTCGCCGGCCTGCTCGGCGGCGGCCTCTACTTCCCCGCCGAGTCCGCCTCCGCCGCGCTGCACGGCTGGGCCGAGTGGAGCCGGACCGTCCCCGAGGAACTCGCCACCTCCGCCCAGCTGATCCGCTACCCCGACCTGCCCGTGCTGCCCGAACCGCTCCGCGGCCGCTACGCCGCCGTCCTCCGGGTGGCCTGGAGCGGCCCCACCGGCGAGGGGGAGGACTGGATCAAGCCGCTGCGGGCCCTCGGCACCCCGCTCCTCGACACCATCCGCGAGCTGCCCTTCCAGGACGCCGGCACCATCCACCACGAGCCGCCGTTCGCGCACCCCGCGTACGACCGCAACAGCGCGCTGCGCGAGCTCGCCCCCGAGACCGTGGACACCGTCCTCGACGTCGCCGGGCCGGACGCCGACAGCCCGCTGATCGTCGAGATCCGCCTCCAGGGCGGCGCCTACTCCCGCGAACCGGCCGTGCCGAACGCGGTCGGCGGCCGCGACGCCGGCTACCTGGCCTTCTCCACCAGCCTGATCGAACCGGGCGGCCTCGACGCACTGCGCACCGCCCACCGCACCCTGCACGAGCGCCTGGGCCCGTGGTCCACCGGCGGCGCCTTCGCCAACTTCTTCGGCTTCGACGCCGCCGACCCGGAGACCGTCCGCACCGCCTACCCCGAGGCCGTCCACCGCCGGCTCGCCGAGCTCAAGGCGGTGTACGACCCGGGGAACCTCTTCCGCCTGAACTTCAACATCCCGCCCGCCGTCTGACCGTCCGCGCCCCCCGCGTACCGTTTCCGCACGTCTTCTCGTCCACATTCCCCGGGTCCGGGCAACGGTTGGCGGCCGTCCCGGGCTCTGGGAGGGCGAGGAGGTGCTCATGGGAGCCAAGAAGGCCGAGCGGGACTTCGAGTTCAACGCGTTCATGACCGGTGCCTGGCCACGCCTGATGCGGACGGCGTTCCTGCTGGCGGGGGACCGCTACCTGGCGGAGGACCTGGCCCAGACGGCGCTGGAGCGGACGTACGCGGCCTGGGGGAGGGTCACCCGGGCCGACGAGCCGTACGCCTACGTGCGGCGGATCCTGATCAACGAACACGCCCGCCGGTTCCGGCGGAAGCCGCCCGAGCGGCTGGTCACCGCCGTGCCGGAGCAGGTCGGCCCGGACGGCTTCGCACAGCTCGACGACCGCGCCGCGCTCGTCGCGGCACTCGGCACCCTGCCGCCCGGGCAGCGCCAGGCGGTGGTGCTGCGCTACTGGGAGGACCTCAGCGAGTCCCAGGCCGCCGCGGCCATGGGCTGCTCGGTGGGCACGGTCAAGAGCCAGGCCTCGAAGGGGATCGCCAAGCTGCGCGAGCTCTCCTC from Kitasatospora sp. NBC_00458 includes:
- a CDS encoding FAD-binding oxidoreductase, which translates into the protein MIETTGPVYRPGDDGYDAQRTGYNLALDHHPALVVAAADADDVAAAVRYAEGHGLAVAVRATGHGISVPTDGQLVISTAGLKGVTVDPAARTATLGAGVRWHEVLAATAPHGLAPLSGSNPDVGAVGYTLGGGIGLLGRRYGYAADHVRRLDVVTADGRLRTATPDTEPDLFWALRGGKDNFGVVVAMEIDLVPVAGLLGGGLYFPAESASAALHGWAEWSRTVPEELATSAQLIRYPDLPVLPEPLRGRYAAVLRVAWSGPTGEGEDWIKPLRALGTPLLDTIRELPFQDAGTIHHEPPFAHPAYDRNSALRELAPETVDTVLDVAGPDADSPLIVEIRLQGGAYSREPAVPNAVGGRDAGYLAFSTSLIEPGGLDALRTAHRTLHERLGPWSTGGAFANFFGFDAADPETVRTAYPEAVHRRLAELKAVYDPGNLFRLNFNIPPAV
- a CDS encoding TetR/AcrR family transcriptional regulator, coding for MVEQTATAPVSATPAQAAQATAAQDRAAPAGQATAAGHRGMPEKRVAIARAARTVFGREGFTRTSVDAIAAEAGVSKRTIYNHFADKEQLFQSVILEGASTVAATQAKIADRHLRKIVDLRGDLIDFGLDRVGSLTTFAEHWALVRTIEAEALHIRPAVLEAWQEAGPRETHRVLTHWMTEFAERGLLLVPDPDEAARHLNLLTFIAVAQPTFYGAIPMPAQRIAEVVASGVTAFLKVYRAPGAAA
- a CDS encoding SRPBCC family protein, whose protein sequence is MGENTAEIAPLFESRAELRISAGPAEVYSVISDLPRSGEWSPECQGGIWVSGEPGAVGSVFRGENLRSPDVVSWAPVVRGTWFTHAEVLAAEPGRTFRWAMRDSGGRAQDSVWAFDIEADGDGSVLVHHFRMGTATEGIRGITAGMDADEKRRFFAEWGGKVAGDLGVTLERVRRVIEKG
- a CDS encoding AMP-binding protein, whose product is MLLQRIANRGIRLGTLFERAAVRHGANVVILDHDLDIAPDLGRRATVAEIADLVDDFASRLWAARVRPGRRVVVYKSNSFDITLLACAVARTGAVPVLLSPKLDGATVAELIRRTDEPFLVTDQEKLEQELPAEVFALADTVLLTGGSHPDGIGLAGLAGSPRVAPVTMPPEHPTLITHTSGTTGTPKLAVHTGRTLEARYRPQATVVRPLVPGRETIAMHVSFVHSRLVTALAISLFRGFPILVLADSDPRHVGDLFARLRPGILEAHPNSFMEWEELADDPRRPLANVKLFSSTFDAIHPRTVQTMLNASERTAPVFGQLYGQSEVGPVVVRSFSKRRGLDADGRCVGMPFPGFTEVRVVSRNGAPPSAENPGFIEVRSDGRIVTYLGEQDRYDKQVNDGWWRMGDVGYRTRWGCVHLLDREVDVIEGFGSTLAAEDTLFARLADLAEVVIIPGPDGRPVPVVCTKDDRPLDRTAWRAAAAGLPPMAEPVQWKLGELPATATTKIKRLELARRLAAAEDGGAGR
- a CDS encoding VOC family protein — protein: MAVQLNHTIVPARDDKESARFLADILGLADPVYSEPFQIVRLSNDVALDVMQVDGPVPAGHYAFLVDDAEFDEILDRVRARGLTYWADPFHRHPGRTNDWFGGRGAYFEDPSGHNLEIMTRASDAGR
- a CDS encoding GNAT family N-acetyltransferase — its product is MELTVVDVAPGTPALTRDVAPLIGALRPALGPDGFAAFAAEAHRQGLVFTAAYDSRGRCLAVAAHRVLATSRGRLFFVDDLVTAPAARSTGVGGRLFAVLRERARAAGCVRIELDSGTANHGAHRFYHAHRMAVTALHFGLEL
- a CDS encoding SigE family RNA polymerase sigma factor, which gives rise to MGAKKAERDFEFNAFMTGAWPRLMRTAFLLAGDRYLAEDLAQTALERTYAAWGRVTRADEPYAYVRRILINEHARRFRRKPPERLVTAVPEQVGPDGFAQLDDRAALVAALGTLPPGQRQAVVLRYWEDLSESQAAAAMGCSVGTVKSQASKGIAKLRELSSLNTRTSIGGAA